A genomic window from Lineus longissimus chromosome 17, tnLinLong1.2, whole genome shotgun sequence includes:
- the LOC135501521 gene encoding protein PRRC2C-like isoform X1 produces MSALSGIGSKGEKPKNKYQAFNINNIYKGKTVETQKSTVARQHGLQSLGKVSSTRRMPPPANLPSLKSENLGNDPNVNLVPTGGSGWGTQGKERTPETGGPPPPQSQPSQATPQSQGQTTQVTQKPLTTAGGIQNNSTATTAATPTSNTAGAISSTGVSAGATTPSSGAKSWSSVTMGEPAQTSFVGHQSPYFHEEFPSLASGGGEEKTQTVVKKPVVEEKDSQYGPGPSLRPQNVASWREGGGRGAMLQQQQQQTQQQPSTDEAARQTNGTPPSGGPEPAQSLQQPHPPRPGQGPPPPMGPMGPIPPQFRGMIPPHYMYRGFAPPGPGGFPPNYPGMPRPPFPYPDGRYRGPLPPQQQRQQQQQLEPREGDDAFKRPAIVKDQDLKEFDDLQKNADGGWAGVQGEIDYNEKLVFSDDEDGVPGERREKRDRGDRGERDNHERTKRDRDRDRTRGDRDLERQRGERDHGRPRSDRDRDHERLRGDQDRDRVDRDREKDRDRDQERDRDIKDGEKDGKDEDRDHGEERRRDSRSRSSEERPPFDRRDDHGPPMPREGWPQGQPPPHMYRGPPMGMDGQRQWQPRMPFDHRGPPQGPYPYPPHMGPPGPPGTHPQRPPGPPPPQMQPAPPVGAHPQGPPPVQRSTSGEGRKSESDDDDMWRHRRRMQSEEMSAAVERARQRREEEEKRMEQERRNAANEKLRKLEEKLGSTPPKKDASEKESDEGERSRTTSESSVGEKASREKEFRERGGDRERERGGSDRERAGSDRERSGSDRERGERAERGDRERGGERPPQATFSRQFAKNVPPRFQKQAQEQMMRAAAQAQAGPPHSQGQPTSPQPQPGMRAGQPPPMWGYDPRTWAGMAPHPHFMGMPGGPGRPPLDMQGMPMHPPPMRRPRNDSHNSDHDGERRTPEVMYERGFYPAPPGPYDEQMRRGPPPPHYFDQRYPQEFERREFNDRDYDRYGNYPGYGERERGDGDETERQSPRDATRLKDDRPLRDSRSPRDRSDSERSVGSPRDSGRHESRSPREKRDYEPKRPPPVQKDPFDDAQQDRDRGEKDVHRELHFEREREEKSAEKEVKKGRDHSPPPRQEKDKDDLLDHHDKSFDDDVSPSLETHWRQPDMRGHRDHGHGRGKRRGEWHNAPPPIAHQQSQQNVPNRSNYTSLKRSASNLSTGSGSNDRKTDSPKDNVPSPTSSVEKGPWGNPHKPSVQKESKDSLREGRSRDSPKPQLVEKIGKSSESKEEDKENKPAVKDAWKDIRDSQEKPVSLAEITAEEQEVERRKAEKMEERRKEKEEKKERKEERYHTRDDRPPQKRFREDDKRGKREDYQRIPPRRRGERGGSTGNMYDRERSRSARGRGGREFVRGGPSRGRPGFDNFRGRPDRGGPGGRGRVFQQSYERSPRFNHDKRGDSKDDEDRNDFSEQPPPPLPPPKHDDEDFSTGDDASASVSESSGERTSEARELPKKPNAWKEEPREKPQEKPRDKDGNHQEDRAPMKPQENRDHDRDNRDQRGERRGSSRDQRDKRDYRRDRDDRNKDFRMNDRDRGGWDHRNNDMMPPRGDPSLRGRGRGGNSYSRGRGGRNFSAPPRQQMNDRDSGRDKSRGYDHKTEENFHRNDFKDENKQFQKNEYKRPERNQPPRFARSASSGSGRGGFNERGRFQDHRRGGRGRGRGVPPGGPIGNRGGRKPQLTKQNSSDHGNEEWETASESSDVLEKKDKENDKKDHDDKRDGGGSKKGFSNQRSSSDKPGFRGSRDSKRSSSDKRSKERSPNTNKSNGTGGLRPGGPGSRSNRAASNSSKKENVNTVYRVNDFVPNDPAAIQNAVNSVAAKNKVNTKKNSELSDVSKPLKNEKEKKTDALANIDINNIASVVVIDDQLECSIDDPAFLYETNEGFQEVVSKKAMKSKQKAAQEAEVKKQLEQKKKEKDGVKKTKSSKSKGSEKSRLSNLPPRLAKQREQEKKEREQQKMMMPKIECWDNEMANNIPLIPPSEHIQQLENLVQSGISSAVPIPAPVPQVNAWEKPITFNSGMNPMQGDVKFDKGDQHDSGIDVSETPTSRTSSTRSSPSDEPKKEESLAKVSDQIREEEEDEVEDMENTEPEDKSEEMTQTMFEAPKPQRQPKVQRQDKVMKDTPVMKKKHEKVEPIQLPFKDFMLTKGEDSSDIKLDFTFDAELAKLTEEKNEEKLGNINEDTKNMSMQANSNEGMNGIQSPTSPAAADLNLKIQSVKNVWENSFSAVFDGSMTSSTSASATADAENLDSITSTTSSSAQTFMNFTSSMESSTSIYGNISNSSDVTNDNTNTSQALSNSPQPFMSFTNGMEVPASSDNQSKAVSMVSLDTSVQDSLEHLTPSPRGHSQELHADANVFIVSGTVPSTLTTSTPAFVPKASQSEPTNVCKVKPQQHQHYTSSQTSHFNPMGSSSMSGLSGMSNISSIAGSIAGMSNISSLSGMSTLSGMSGLTTMSSMSGMGVSTIPSPPVMLPSSQYQPFMGTSQLITQETRYSQPNYGYSLNQNTAPMGQPTYTQPSLFLQTAPAAQSQTDLYQQSSQLPTYRSQPYGQTPQSTIMVSSATNSLMSATIKPPNQTPTFGISSGAQKPSSLQFNPTVGNPSMQPSQLFVYDASQLIGTNQLLGSSQNPSQNVGSSQVIGSHLVQQQRPVQNVQTVQTPTTNYYQPQQPLQQTGFYQQSQLQGGLQQVTTPTQYSIQSFGTQPSLGLQLQQSGQGLNLQTISKPVQYRPAQQEQTMQSSQTKQYSASQLRSPPQSMPPSNNFYPTPGAPAQSQMNKQPKEPVSVTVKASISKPTINKLPSHHQQQQQQQQQPQPSHSQPQQPQYGGHKMNTTMVGHPMQPGPVMRPTLMMQNMMSAPRATHQSRFPPPGQTVQQQQQALNQPLQQSNMQTIMMPRHQTQRSAAVTIKAPPSTTPSSSSSSSGPSAAFRAAQAKQRAELLAHAKGFLNPENKEKASQEVKSNGTLADSKSDESIEKGEDGK; encoded by the exons CTGGGGGCATTCAGAACAATTCTACAGCAACCACGGCCGCCACGCCGACTTCGAACACTGCTGGGGCAATAAGCAGTACCGGTGTCAGTGCGGGGGCAACCACTCCAAGCTCTGGGGCAAAATCATGGAGCAGCGTCACTATGGGGGAACCGGCACAAACAAGCTTTGTGGGGCATCAGTCGCCTTACTTTCACGAGGAATTTCCCTCGCTAGCTTCTGGTGGTGGCGAAGAAAAGACCCAAACAGTCGTAAAGAAACCAGTAGTCGAGGAGAAGGATTCACAATATGGCCCAGGACCAAGTTTAAGGCCACAAA ATGTTGCAAGCTGGAGAGAAGGTGGAGGAAGAGGTGCTATGCTGCAGCAGCAACAGCAGCAAACGCAGCAGCAGCCATCGACGGACGAGGCGGCACGCCAGACCAATGGCACCCCGCCGTCCGGTGGGCCCGAACCAGCACAATCTCTGCAGCAGCCACACCCACCTAGACCGGGACAAGGACCACCGCCACCCATGGGGCCGATGGGACCTATCCCGCCACAGTTCAGGGGCATGATTCCTCCTCATTAT ATGTATCGTGGCTTTGCTCCACCTGGACCTGGTGGCTTCCCGCCAAACTATCCCGGCATGCCAAGACCACCATTTCCATACCCAGACGGCCGATACCGAGGTCCACTGCCTCCGcaacagcaacgacaacaacagcaacaactggAGCCACGGGAAGGTGATGATGCGTTTAAACGGCCGGCAATCGTTAAGGACCAAGATCTGAAGGAGTTTGATGACCTACAAAAGAATGCAGATGGAGGCTGGGCAGGTGTCCAGGGAGAAATCGATTATAATGAGAAGCTCGTGTtcagtgatgatgaggatgGCGTGCCTGGCGAGAGACGAGAAAA GAGAGACAGAGGAGATAGGGGAGAGAGAGATAACCATGAACGAACAAAACGTGACCGTGATAGGGACAGAACTCGAGGAGACAGAGATCTTGAACGGCAGCGCGGAGAGCGGGATCACGGACGACCACGCAGTGACCGTGATCGAGATCATGAGCGACTGCGTGGTGACCAAGATCGAGACCGTGTCGATCGTGATAGGGAAAAGGACAGAGACCGGGACCAGGAGCGTGATCGTGATATCAAGGATGGGGAGAAAGACGGGAAGGACGAAGATCGGGATCATGGTGAAGAGAGACGTCGTGATTCAAGGTCTAGGTCTTCAGAAGAGCGACCACCATTTGATAGGCGG GATGATCACGGACCACCAATGCCAAGAGAAGGCTGGCCGCAGGGTCAACCCCCACCACATATGTACAGAGGTCCGCCAATGGGAATGGACGGTCAGAGGCAATGGCAGCCCCGTATGCCATTTGACCACAGAGGGCCTCCTCAGGGGCCATATCCCTACCCTCCACACATGGGTCCACCTGGCCCACCAGGGACACACCCTCAACGACCTCCAGGACCACCTCCGCCACAGATGCAACCAGCACCACCGGTTGGTGCACATCCACAAGGCCCACCACCAGTGCAACGCAGTACTAGTGGGGAAGGTCGCAAATCAGAGTCGGATGATGACGACATGTGGCGTCACCGTCGTCGCATGCAGTCTGAAGAGATGAGTGCTGCCGTGGAGCGAGCACGACAGAGACGAGAAGAAGAGGAGAAAAGGATGGAGCAAGAGAGACGAAATGCAGCAAATGAGAAGCTGAGGAAATTGGAGGAGAAGTTGGGGAGTACGCCTCCCAAGAAGGATGCGAGTGAGAAG GAATCTGATGAAGGCGAGAGAAGTCGCACTACGAGTGAGAGCAGTGTCGGTGAGAAAGCCTCACGTGAGAAGGAGTTCCGTGAGCGTGGTGGAGATCGGGAAAGGGAGCGTGGAGGAAGTGATAGGGAACGTGCTGGTAGTGACCGGGAACGTTCAGGCAGTGATCGGGAACGTGGAGAGCGTGCTGAACGAGGTGACCGAGAACGGGGTGGCGAGCGCCCACCACAGGCAACGTTCTCGCGCCAGTTTGCCAAAAATGTTCCACCAAGATTCCAGAAGCAAGCACAGGAGCAGATGATGAGAGCAGCTGCACAGGCTCAGGCTGGACCACCTCATTCACAGGGGCAGCCAACATCCCCACAGCCACAGCCAGGGATGAGGGCAGGACAACCACCACCAATGTGGGGATATGATCCCAGGACATGGGCTGGTATGGCACCCCATCCTCACTTCATGGGAATGCCTGGTGGACCAGGTAGGCCACCCTTGGACATGCAAG GCATGCCAATGCATCCGCCACCGATGAGACGGCCAAGAAATGATAGTCACAACTCTGATCACGACGGAGAACGTCGCACGCCTGAAGTGATGTACGAACGTGGCTTCTACCCAGCGCCACCCGGTCCATATGACGAGCAGATGAGGCGAGGACCCCCACCACCTCACTACTTTGATCAGAGGTACCCACAAGAGTTTGAACGAAGGGAGTTCAATGACAG GGATTATGACCGCTATGGCAACTATCCTGGTTATGGTGAACGAGAGCGGGGAGATGGTGATGAAACGGAGCGCCAGTCTCCAAGGGACGCTACCCGCCTTAAGGATGACCGACCTCTGAGGGACAGTAGATCTCCACGAGACCGCAGTGATAGCGAGAGGAGTGTTGGATCACCACGTGATTCAGGTCGTCATGAGAGTCGCTCGCCAAGAGAAAAGAGGGATTATGAACCCAAACGACCGCCGCCTGTCCAGAAAGATCCATTTGATGACGCGCAGCAGGATCGAGACAGAGGAGAGAAGGATGTTCATCGGGAGTTGCACTTTGAACGTGAACGAGAGGAGAAGTCCGCAGAGAAGGAAGTCAAGAAAGGAAG GGATCATTCCCCACCTCCACGACAAGAGAAAGACAAAGATGATCTGTTAGATCACCATGATAAgagttttgatgatgatgtatctCCATCGCTAGAGACCCATTGGAGGCAGCCTGATATGCGTGGTCACAGAGATCATGGTCACGGCCGTGGAAAAC GCCGAGGGGAATGGCACAATGCTCCACCCCCAATTGCGCACCAACAGTCGCAGCAGAATGTGCCAAACCGTTCAAACTATACCTCGCTGAAAAGAAGTGCCTCAAACCTCTCAACAGGTTCAGGGTCAAATGATCGTAAAACTGACTCGCCAAAAGACAACGTACCTTCACCCACGAGTAGCGTGGAGAAAGGACCCTGGGGAAACCCACATAAGCCCAGCGTACAGAAGGAAAGCAAGGATTCGCTGAGGGAGGGCCGCAGTCGGGACAGCCCAAAGCCACAGTTGGTTGAAAAGATTGGAAAATCTTCTGAAAGCAAAGAGGAGGATAAAGAAAACAA ACCTGCTGTAAAGGATGCTTGGAAAGACATCAGGGACAGCCAAGAGAAGCCGGTCTCACTGGCCGAAATTACTGCTGAGGAGCAAGAAGTTGAAAGAAGGAAGGCTGAAAAAATGGAAGAGCGCCGCAAGGAGAAGGAAGAAAAGAAGGAAAGAAAGGAGGAGCGATACCATACTCGTGATGATCGTCCACCGCAGAAGCGTTTCCGTGAGGATGATAAACGTGGAAAGCGTGAGGACTACCAACGCATACCACCTCGTAGGAGAGGTGAGCGGGGTGGTAGCACTGGGAATATGTACGATAGGGAACGGTCACGAAGTGCAAGAGGTCGAGGCGGAAGAGAATTTGTACGGGGAGGACCGTCGCGAGGTCGTCCTGGTTTTGATAACTTTAGGGGACGGCCTGATCGTGGTGGTCCAGGGGGACGAGGTCGTGTGTTCCAGCAATCATACGAACGTTCGCCAAGATTCAATCATGATAAGCGTGGCGACTCGAAGGATGATGAGGACCGGAATGATTTCAGTGagcaaccaccaccaccactgccACCACCAAAACACGACGATGAAGACTTCTCGACTGGGGACGATGCGAGTGCATCTGTTAGTGAGAGTTCAGGTGAAAGGACATCAGAAGCCAGAGAACTGCCAAAAAAACCTAATGCTTGGAAAGAAGAACCTAGGGAAAAACCACAGGAGAAACCCAGAGATAAGGATGGGAATCACCAAGAAGACCGAGCACCGATGAAACCTCAGGAAAATCGTGATCATGATCGTGATAATCGTGATCAGCGCGGTGAGCGACGAGGCTCTTCAAGAGATCAACGAGATAAGCGAGATTATCGACGAGACCGAGATGATCGTAACAAAGACTTCAGGATGAATGACCGCGATCGAGGTGGCTGGGATCACCGTAATAACGATATGATGCCACCAAGAGGAGATCCATCTTTGAGAGGACGAGGTCGAG GTGGTAATTCCTACTCCCGAGGTCGCGGTGGGCGCAACTTCTCTGCCCCACCCAGGCAACAGATGAATGACAGAGATAGTGGTCGAGACAAAAGCAGAGGATATGATCACAAAACAGAGGAAAACTTCCACAGAAACGATTTCAAAGACGAAAACAAACAGTTTCAAAA AAACGAGTATAAACGGCCAGAGCGTAATCAACCACCTAGATTCGCCCGTAGTGCCAGCAGTGGCTCTGGTCGTGGAGGTTTCAACGAGCGCGGGCGATTTCAAGACCACCGTCGAGGTGGGCGCGGCCGAGGAAGAGGCGTGCCACCAGGTGGTCCAATAGGGAACCGGGGAGGCCGTAAACCACAACTGACGAAACAGAATTCGTCAGATCATGGAAATGAGGAGTGGGAAACAGCGTCAGAAAGCAGTGATGTCTTGGAGAAAAAGGACAAGGAAAATGATAAGAAGGACCATGATGACAAAAGAGATGGTGGGGGGAGTAAAAAAGGTTTCTCAAACCAGCGTTCATCCAGCGATAAGCCGGGGTTTCGTGGCTCCCGCGACAGTAAGAGATCAAGCAGTGATAAACGAAGCAAGGAAAGAAGTCCCAATACTAATAAGAGCAATGGCACTGGTGGTCTACGTCCTGGCGGTCCTGGTTCGAGAAGTAACCGAGCTGCTTCCAACTCGAGTAAAAAAGAGAATGTGAATACGGTGTACCGTGTCAACGATTTTGTCCCAAATGATCCAGCTGCTATTCAGAATGCTGTGAATAGTGTGGCTGCAAA AAACAAGGTGAATACGAAGAAAAATTCTGAGCTATCCGATGTGTCAAAACCATTGAAGAATGAAAAGGAGAAGAAGACAGATGCCTTGGCTAACATCGATATCAATAATATTGCAA GTGTGGTTGTGATTGACGATCAGTTGGAGTGTTCCATTGATGACCCAGCGTTCCTGTATGAGACGAATGAAGGCTTTCAGGAGGTCGTATCAAAGAAGGCCATGAAGAGTAAACAGAAGGCTGCACAGGAGGCTGAGGTCAAGAAACAACTTgagcagaagaagaaggagaaggatgGGGTCAAGAAGACCAAG AGCAGTAAATCGAAGGGTTCTGAGAAGTCTCGTTTGAGTAATCTGCCACCACGTCTGGCCAAACAACGTGAGCAAGAGAAGAAAGAGCGGGAACAACAGAAAATGATGATGCCCAAGATTGAGTGCTGGGATAATGAGATGGCTAATAATATACCTCTCATTCCTCCTTCAGAACATATCCAGCAGTTAG AAAACCTTGTCCAGTCTGGGATCTCATCAGCCGTACCTATCCCAGCTCCCGTTCCTCAAGTTAATGCGTGGGAGAAGCCTATCACCTTCAATAGTGGCATGAACCCCATGCAAGGAGATGTCAAGTTTGACAAGGGAGACCAGCATGATAGTGGTATTGATGTGAGCGAGACACCAACATCGCGCACGTCATCAACTCGTAGCTCACCAAGTGATGAACCAAAGAAGGAGGAGTCGTTGGCAAAG GTCAGTGATCAAATCCGcgaggaagaagaagatgaagttgAAGACATGGAAAATACGGAACCAGAAGATAAATCTGAAGAGATGACACAAACCATGTTTGAGGCTCCTAAACCTCAGAGGCAGCCTAAGGTCCAGAGGCAAGACAAGGTGATGAAGGATACACCAGTTATGAAGAAGAAACATGAGAAGGTTGAACCTATTCAGCTGCCGTTCAAGGATTTTATGTTGACCAAG GGTGAAGATTCCTCTGATATCAAACTCGATTTCACCTTCGATGCTGAGCTGGCCAAACTGACTGAAGAGAAGAATGAAGAAAAATTGGGCAACATCAATGAAGACACCAAGAACATGTCTATGCAAGCAAACAGCAATGAGGGCATGAATGGTATCCAGTCGCCCACGTCGCCTGCTGCTGCCGATCTCAACCTGAAGATCCAGTCGGTGAAAAACGTCTGGGAGAACAGCTTCTCGGCTGTCTTTGATGGGAG TATGACTAGTAGCACCTCTGCCTCTGCAACTGCCGACGCTGAAAATTTAGACAGCATCACATCAACCACTTCAAGCAGTGCTCAAACCTTCATGAACTTCACCTCCAGCATGGAATCATCCACCAGTATCTATGGCAACATCTCAAACAGCTCTGACGTTACCAACGACAACACCAACACCTCACAGGCGTTGTCAAATTCACCACAACCTTTCATGAGTTTTACAAACGGGATGGAGGTGCCTGCTTCGTCGGATAATCAGTCAAAAGCTGTATCGATGGTCAGTCTAGATACGTCTGTTCAGGATTCATTGGAGCACCTGACCCCATCGCCTCGTGGACATTCACAAGAGCTACATGCAGATGCCAACGTGTTTATTGTCTCTGGTACGGTCCCAAGTACCCTGACGACATCGACGCCCGCGTTTGTCCCAAAAGCCTCCCAGTCGGAACCCACAAATGTATGTAAG GTTAAACCCCAACAACACCAGCACTATACCTCCTCTCAGACATCCCATTTCAACCCAATGGGCTCGTCAAGCATGTCCGGTCTCTCCGGCATGTCGAACATCTCGAGCATTGCAGGAAGTATAGCTGGCATGTCGAACATCTCAAGTTTATCTGGGATGTCAACCCTGTCAGGAATGTCAGGTTTGACTACAATGTCAAGCATGTCTGGTATGGGTGTCTCCACTATCCCGAGCCCTCCGGTTATGTTGCCTTCGTCACAGTACCAACCATTCATGGGGACATCGCAGCTTATCACACAAGAAACCAGG TACTCCCAGCCCAACTATGGCTACTCACTGAACCAGAACACTGCTCCCATGGGCCAGCCAACCTACACCCAACCAAGCCTGTTCCTGCAGACCGCGCCAGCAGCGCAGTCACAGACCGACCTCTATCAGCAGTCATCTCAACTACCCACATACCGCAGCCAACCATATGGGCAGACCCCTCAGAGTACCATCATGGTTTCATCAGCGACAAACTCACTGATGTCGGCGACGATCAAACCCCCAAATCAGACACCAACATTTG GTATTTCAAGTGGTGCCCAGAAACCAAGCTCCTTACAGTTCAACCCAACTGTTGGAAACCCGTCGATGCAGCCAAGCCAATTGTTTGTGTACGATGCCAGTCAACTGATTGGAACCAATCAGCTCCTTGGAAGCAGCCAGAACCCGAGCCAGAATGTAGGGAGCTCCCAGGTCATCGGGTCTCATCTTGTTCAGCAACAGAG GCCAGTCCAGAATGTGCAAACAGTTCAGACTCCAACAACAAACTATTATCAGCCTCAGCAGCCCCTGCAGCAGACGGGCTTCTACCAGCAATCCCAACTCCAGGGCGGACTCCAGCAGGTCACAACACCAACCCAGTACAGCATCCAGAGCTTTGGAACCCAGCCTAGCCTTGGGTTGCAGCTCCAGCAGTCAGGCCAGGGGCTGAATCTGCAGACGATTAGCAAGCCTGTGCAGTATAGACCTGCCCAGCAGGAACAGACAATGCAGTCTTCTCAGACCAAACAGTACTCGGCCTCACAG TTACGTTCACCCCCTCAGAGCATGCCACCATCCAACAACTTCTACCCGACGCCAGGGGCACCAGCTCAGAGTCAAATGAACAAACAACCCAAGGAACCAGTGAGCGTGACAGTGAAGGCGAGCATCAGTAAGCCAACCATTAACAAGCTGCCCTCGCAccaccagcagcagcagcagcagcagcagcagcctcAGCCGTCTCACTCTCAACCCCAGCAGCCACAATATGGCGGGCACAAGATGAACACTACAATGGTGGGACATCCGATGCAGCCTG GTCCAGTAATGAGGCCGACTCTGATGATGCAGAATATGATGAGTGCCCCTCGGGCCACTCACCAGTCCCGCTTCCCTCCACCAGGCCAGACGGTACAGCAGCAACAGCAAGCTCTTAACCAGCCTCTGCAACAGTCAAACATGCAGACCATCATGATGCCTCGCCATCAGACTCAGAGATCTGCTGCCGTGACAATAAAAGCTCCTCCATCAACTACTCCTTCTAGCAGCAGTTCATCATCTGGTCCTAGTGCTGCATTCCGGGCTGCACAGGCTAAGCAACGGGCTGAATTACTCGCACATGCAAAGGGTTTCTTGAACCCTGAGAACAAGGAGAAAGCAAGCCAGGAAGTTAAATCTAACGGAACCTTGGCCGATTCGAAATCGGACGAATCAATTGAAAAGGGCGAGGATGGGAAGTAG